A DNA window from Vanacampus margaritifer isolate UIUO_Vmar chromosome 19, RoL_Vmar_1.0, whole genome shotgun sequence contains the following coding sequences:
- the evlb gene encoding enah/Vasp-like b isoform X3: MSEQSICQARASVMVYDDTSKKWVPIKPGQQGFSRINIYHNTPSNTFRVVGVKLQDQQVVINYSIVKGLKYNQATPTFHQWRDARQVYGLNFASKEEATTFSNAMLFALSVLSAQDGGPAVQRQVQNGPSSEEMEAQRARQMMEQQQQQMQAHMERERHSSNSGSPFQGHPAVLSVAPPVVPPPACMAAGPPPPPPPPGPPPPSAGAPPPPLPPPSAGAPPPPLPPPMPSHGEEPAAQTGLAAMIAGAKLRRVQRPEESLSNSSSSSGSKNNEVNRTSGGNGGLMEEMNALLARRRKAASEKPDDNQSDDPNSSSPSTRGGQNATDGAKKPWERANSADRAMASRIRPAGSGTDADSIDMDRMKQEILEEVFRELHKVKEEIIDAIRHELSRVSTT, from the exons CGAGCAGAGCATCTGCCAGGCGAGGGCCTCGGTCATGGTCTACGACGACACCAGCAAGAAGTGGGTGCCCATCAAGCCGGGCCAGCAGGGCTTCAGTCGCATCAACATCTACCACAACACACCCAGCAACACCTTCAGGGTGGTGGGGGTCAAGCTGCAGGACCAGCAG GTGGTCATCAACTATTCCATCGTGAAGGGGCTGAAGTATAACCAGGCCACGCCAACCTTCCACCAATGGAGAGACGCCCGGCAGGTGTACGGCCTCAATTTCGCCAGCAAGGAGGAGGCTACCACTTTCTCCAACGCCATGCTTTTCGCCCTCAGCGTGCTCAGCGCCCAGGACGGAG GTCCAGCTGTGCAACGCCAAGTCCAAAATGGACCAAGCTCAGAAGAGATGGAAGCCCAGAGAGCAAG GCAGATgatggagcagcagcagcagcagatgcAGGCCCACATGGAGCGGGAGCGACACTCCTCCAACTCAG GTTCTCCTTTCCAAGGCCACCCCGCCGTGCTCTCAGTGGCGCCCCCGGTCGTACCCCCTCCTGCGTGCATGGCAGCGGGCCCTCCgcctccaccaccaccccctGGACCTCCGCCGCCCTCCGCCGGGGCCCCGCctccgccgctgccgccgccctCCGCCGGGGCCCCGCctccgccgctgccgccgccaaTGCCCAGCCACGGGGAGGAGCCGGCAGCCCAGACGGGGCTCGCCGCCATGATCGCCGGCGCCAAGCTGCGGCGCGTGCAAAGA CCGGAGGAGAGCTTGTCCAACTCGTCTAGTTCGTCCGGCAGCAAAAACAACGAAGTCAACCGGACGAGCGGCGGCAACGGAGGACTGATGGAGGAGATGAACGCTCTTTTGGCCCGAAG AAGAAAAGCAGCATCAGAGAAGCCAGACGACAACCAAAGT GATGACCCAAATTCTTCCTCACCCAGCACGAGGGGGGGTCAGAATGCCACAG ATGGAGCAAAAAAGCCGTGGGAAAGGGCCAACTCTGCGGACAGGGCAATGGCTTCAAG AATACGGCCTGCGGGGAGCGGCACCGACGCTGACTCGATAGACATGGATAGGATGAAACAG GAAATCTTGGAAGAAGTGTTCCGCGAGTTGCACAAAGTGAAAGAAGAAATTATTGACG CCATTAGACACGAACTTAGTCGAGTGAGCACGACATAA
- the evlb gene encoding enah/Vasp-like b isoform X1, giving the protein MDINLQSHRFYFPQIYCAEPGAQPQISEFKVSEQSICQARASVMVYDDTSKKWVPIKPGQQGFSRINIYHNTPSNTFRVVGVKLQDQQVVINYSIVKGLKYNQATPTFHQWRDARQVYGLNFASKEEATTFSNAMLFALSVLSAQDGGPAVQRQVQNGPSSEEMEAQRARQMMEQQQQQMQAHMERERHSSNSGSPFQGHPAVLSVAPPVVPPPACMAAGPPPPPPPPGPPPPSAGAPPPPLPPPSAGAPPPPLPPPMPSHGEEPAAQTGLAAMIAGAKLRRVQRPEESLSNSSSSSGSKNNEVNRTSGGNGGLMEEMNALLARRRKAASEKPDDNQSDDPNSSSPSTRGGQNATDGAKKPWERANSADRAMASRIRPAGSGTDADSIDMDRMKQEILEEVFRELHKVKEEIIDAIRHELSRVSTT; this is encoded by the exons CGAGCAGAGCATCTGCCAGGCGAGGGCCTCGGTCATGGTCTACGACGACACCAGCAAGAAGTGGGTGCCCATCAAGCCGGGCCAGCAGGGCTTCAGTCGCATCAACATCTACCACAACACACCCAGCAACACCTTCAGGGTGGTGGGGGTCAAGCTGCAGGACCAGCAG GTGGTCATCAACTATTCCATCGTGAAGGGGCTGAAGTATAACCAGGCCACGCCAACCTTCCACCAATGGAGAGACGCCCGGCAGGTGTACGGCCTCAATTTCGCCAGCAAGGAGGAGGCTACCACTTTCTCCAACGCCATGCTTTTCGCCCTCAGCGTGCTCAGCGCCCAGGACGGAG GTCCAGCTGTGCAACGCCAAGTCCAAAATGGACCAAGCTCAGAAGAGATGGAAGCCCAGAGAGCAAG GCAGATgatggagcagcagcagcagcagatgcAGGCCCACATGGAGCGGGAGCGACACTCCTCCAACTCAG GTTCTCCTTTCCAAGGCCACCCCGCCGTGCTCTCAGTGGCGCCCCCGGTCGTACCCCCTCCTGCGTGCATGGCAGCGGGCCCTCCgcctccaccaccaccccctGGACCTCCGCCGCCCTCCGCCGGGGCCCCGCctccgccgctgccgccgccctCCGCCGGGGCCCCGCctccgccgctgccgccgccaaTGCCCAGCCACGGGGAGGAGCCGGCAGCCCAGACGGGGCTCGCCGCCATGATCGCCGGCGCCAAGCTGCGGCGCGTGCAAAGA CCGGAGGAGAGCTTGTCCAACTCGTCTAGTTCGTCCGGCAGCAAAAACAACGAAGTCAACCGGACGAGCGGCGGCAACGGAGGACTGATGGAGGAGATGAACGCTCTTTTGGCCCGAAG AAGAAAAGCAGCATCAGAGAAGCCAGACGACAACCAAAGT GATGACCCAAATTCTTCCTCACCCAGCACGAGGGGGGGTCAGAATGCCACAG ATGGAGCAAAAAAGCCGTGGGAAAGGGCCAACTCTGCGGACAGGGCAATGGCTTCAAG AATACGGCCTGCGGGGAGCGGCACCGACGCTGACTCGATAGACATGGATAGGATGAAACAG GAAATCTTGGAAGAAGTGTTCCGCGAGTTGCACAAAGTGAAAGAAGAAATTATTGACG CCATTAGACACGAACTTAGTCGAGTGAGCACGACATAA
- the yy1b gene encoding transcriptional repressor protein YY1b isoform X2: protein MASGETLYIGSDGSEMPAEIVELHEIEVETIPVETIETTVVGGEDDDDEEDDEEDDDDDEDDDDVQPMIALQPLDDDPGSIHHHQYHHHHHHHPEVILVQTREEVVGGDDSDLHTDDGGGGFEDQILIPVPAPGVEDEYIEQTLVTVAGKSSMGRVKRGGGSGSSGGKKAGKKSYLSGAETGARKWEQKQVQIKTLEGEFSVTMWASDIDHESVVEEQIVGENSPPDYSEYMTGKKLPPGGIPGIDLSDPKQLAEFARMKPRKIKEDDAPRTIACPHKGCTKMFRDNSAMRKHLHTHGPRVHVCAECGKAFVESSKLKRHQLVHTGEKPFQCTFEGCGKRFSLDFNLRTHVRIHTGDRPYVCPFDGCNKKFAQSTNLKSHILTHAKAKNNQ from the exons ATGGCATCCGGAGAAACCCTGTACATCGGGTCGGACGGCTCGGAGATGCCGGCCGAGATCGTGGAACTCCACGAGATAGAGGTTGAGACCATTCCGGTGGAGACCATCGAGACCACGGTGGTCGGCGgtgaggacgacgacgacgaggaggacgacgaggaggacgacgacgacgacgaagatgatgatgatgtacagCCCATGATCGCGCTCCAGCCGCTGGACGACGACCCGGGCTCCATCCACCACCACCagtaccaccaccaccaccatcaccatcCAGAGGTTATCCTAGTCCAGACCCGCGAGGAGGTAGTCGGCGGGGATGATTCCGACCTACACACGGATGACGGCGGCGGGGGCTTCGAGGACCAGATCCTCATCCCGGTGCCGGCCCCTGGGGTTGAGGACGAGTACATCGAGCAGACTTTGGTGACTGTAGCCGGGAAGAGCTCCATGGGTCGGGTGAAACGGGGAGGCGGCAGCGGTAGCTCGGGCGGGAAGAAAGCGGGCAAAAAAAGCTATCTTAGCGGCGCGGAGACCGGAGCGAGGAAATGGGAACAGAAGCAAGTGCAGATAAAAACTCTGGAGGGGGAATTCTCCGTGACGATGTGGGCGTCGG ACATTGACCATGAGTCGGTGGTGGAGGAGCAGATCGTGGGCGAGAACTCACCGCCCGACTACTCAGAGTACATGACGGGCAAGAAGCTGCCCCCCGGCGGCATCCCTGGGATTGACCTCTCAGACCCCAAGCAACTGGCCGAGTTTGCCAG GATGAAACCCAGGAAAATCAAAGAGGACGACGCTCCCAGGACGATAGCTTGCCCTCATAAA GGCTGCACAAAGATGTTCAGGGACAACTCGGCCATGAGGAAGCACCTGCACACCCACGGGCCCCGCGTGCACGTCTGCGCCGAGTGCGGCAAGGCCTTCGTGGAGAGCTCCAAGCTTAAGCGCCACCAGCTCGTCCACACGGGGGAGAAGCCCTTCCAG TGCACCTTCGAAGGCTGCGGCAAGCGCTTCTCGCTGGACTTCAACCTCCGCACCCATGTGCGCATCCACACGGGCGACCGTCCGTACGTGTGCCCCTTCGACGGCTGCAATAAGAAGTTTGCGCAGTCCACCAACCTCAAGTCGCACATCCTCACACACGCCAAAGCCAAGAACAACCAATGA
- the evlb gene encoding enah/Vasp-like b isoform X2, which yields MDINLQSHRFYFPQIYCAEPGAQPQISEFKVSEQSICQARASVMVYDDTSKKWVPIKPGQQGFSRINIYHNTPSNTFRVVGVKLQDQQVVINYSIVKGLKYNQATPTFHQWRDARQVYGLNFASKEEATTFSNAMLFALSVLSAQDGGPAVQRQVQNGPSSEEMEAQRARQMMEQQQQQMQAHMERERHSSNSGSPFQGHPAVLSVAPPVVPPPACMAAGPPPPPPPPGPPPPSAGAPPPPLPPPSAGAPPPPLPPPMPSHGEEPAAQTGLAAMIAGAKLRRVQRPEESLSNSSSSSGSKNNEVNRTSGGNGGLMEEMNALLARRKAASEKPDDNQSDDPNSSSPSTRGGQNATDGAKKPWERANSADRAMASRIRPAGSGTDADSIDMDRMKQEILEEVFRELHKVKEEIIDAIRHELSRVSTT from the exons CGAGCAGAGCATCTGCCAGGCGAGGGCCTCGGTCATGGTCTACGACGACACCAGCAAGAAGTGGGTGCCCATCAAGCCGGGCCAGCAGGGCTTCAGTCGCATCAACATCTACCACAACACACCCAGCAACACCTTCAGGGTGGTGGGGGTCAAGCTGCAGGACCAGCAG GTGGTCATCAACTATTCCATCGTGAAGGGGCTGAAGTATAACCAGGCCACGCCAACCTTCCACCAATGGAGAGACGCCCGGCAGGTGTACGGCCTCAATTTCGCCAGCAAGGAGGAGGCTACCACTTTCTCCAACGCCATGCTTTTCGCCCTCAGCGTGCTCAGCGCCCAGGACGGAG GTCCAGCTGTGCAACGCCAAGTCCAAAATGGACCAAGCTCAGAAGAGATGGAAGCCCAGAGAGCAAG GCAGATgatggagcagcagcagcagcagatgcAGGCCCACATGGAGCGGGAGCGACACTCCTCCAACTCAG GTTCTCCTTTCCAAGGCCACCCCGCCGTGCTCTCAGTGGCGCCCCCGGTCGTACCCCCTCCTGCGTGCATGGCAGCGGGCCCTCCgcctccaccaccaccccctGGACCTCCGCCGCCCTCCGCCGGGGCCCCGCctccgccgctgccgccgccctCCGCCGGGGCCCCGCctccgccgctgccgccgccaaTGCCCAGCCACGGGGAGGAGCCGGCAGCCCAGACGGGGCTCGCCGCCATGATCGCCGGCGCCAAGCTGCGGCGCGTGCAAAGA CCGGAGGAGAGCTTGTCCAACTCGTCTAGTTCGTCCGGCAGCAAAAACAACGAAGTCAACCGGACGAGCGGCGGCAACGGAGGACTGATGGAGGAGATGAACGCTCTTTTGGCCCGAAG AAAAGCAGCATCAGAGAAGCCAGACGACAACCAAAGT GATGACCCAAATTCTTCCTCACCCAGCACGAGGGGGGGTCAGAATGCCACAG ATGGAGCAAAAAAGCCGTGGGAAAGGGCCAACTCTGCGGACAGGGCAATGGCTTCAAG AATACGGCCTGCGGGGAGCGGCACCGACGCTGACTCGATAGACATGGATAGGATGAAACAG GAAATCTTGGAAGAAGTGTTCCGCGAGTTGCACAAAGTGAAAGAAGAAATTATTGACG CCATTAGACACGAACTTAGTCGAGTGAGCACGACATAA
- the yy1b gene encoding transcriptional repressor protein YY1b isoform X1, which produces MASGETLYIGSDGSEMPAEIVELHEIEVETIPVETIETTVVGGEDDDDEEDDEEDDDDDEDDDDVQPMIALQPLDDDPGSIHHHQYHHHHHHHPEVILVQTREEVVGGDDSDLHTDDGGGGFEDQILIPVPAPGVEDEYIEQTLVTVAGKSSMGRVKRGGGSGSSGGKKAGKKSYLSGAETGARKWEQKQVQIKTLEGEFSVTMWASGTDEDIDHESVVEEQIVGENSPPDYSEYMTGKKLPPGGIPGIDLSDPKQLAEFARMKPRKIKEDDAPRTIACPHKGCTKMFRDNSAMRKHLHTHGPRVHVCAECGKAFVESSKLKRHQLVHTGEKPFQCTFEGCGKRFSLDFNLRTHVRIHTGDRPYVCPFDGCNKKFAQSTNLKSHILTHAKAKNNQ; this is translated from the exons ATGGCATCCGGAGAAACCCTGTACATCGGGTCGGACGGCTCGGAGATGCCGGCCGAGATCGTGGAACTCCACGAGATAGAGGTTGAGACCATTCCGGTGGAGACCATCGAGACCACGGTGGTCGGCGgtgaggacgacgacgacgaggaggacgacgaggaggacgacgacgacgacgaagatgatgatgatgtacagCCCATGATCGCGCTCCAGCCGCTGGACGACGACCCGGGCTCCATCCACCACCACCagtaccaccaccaccaccatcaccatcCAGAGGTTATCCTAGTCCAGACCCGCGAGGAGGTAGTCGGCGGGGATGATTCCGACCTACACACGGATGACGGCGGCGGGGGCTTCGAGGACCAGATCCTCATCCCGGTGCCGGCCCCTGGGGTTGAGGACGAGTACATCGAGCAGACTTTGGTGACTGTAGCCGGGAAGAGCTCCATGGGTCGGGTGAAACGGGGAGGCGGCAGCGGTAGCTCGGGCGGGAAGAAAGCGGGCAAAAAAAGCTATCTTAGCGGCGCGGAGACCGGAGCGAGGAAATGGGAACAGAAGCAAGTGCAGATAAAAACTCTGGAGGGGGAATTCTCCGTGACGATGTGGGCGTCGG GTACCGATGAAGACATTGACCATGAGTCGGTGGTGGAGGAGCAGATCGTGGGCGAGAACTCACCGCCCGACTACTCAGAGTACATGACGGGCAAGAAGCTGCCCCCCGGCGGCATCCCTGGGATTGACCTCTCAGACCCCAAGCAACTGGCCGAGTTTGCCAG GATGAAACCCAGGAAAATCAAAGAGGACGACGCTCCCAGGACGATAGCTTGCCCTCATAAA GGCTGCACAAAGATGTTCAGGGACAACTCGGCCATGAGGAAGCACCTGCACACCCACGGGCCCCGCGTGCACGTCTGCGCCGAGTGCGGCAAGGCCTTCGTGGAGAGCTCCAAGCTTAAGCGCCACCAGCTCGTCCACACGGGGGAGAAGCCCTTCCAG TGCACCTTCGAAGGCTGCGGCAAGCGCTTCTCGCTGGACTTCAACCTCCGCACCCATGTGCGCATCCACACGGGCGACCGTCCGTACGTGTGCCCCTTCGACGGCTGCAATAAGAAGTTTGCGCAGTCCACCAACCTCAAGTCGCACATCCTCACACACGCCAAAGCCAAGAACAACCAATGA